One window of Brevibacterium pigmentatum genomic DNA carries:
- a CDS encoding Asp23/Gls24 family envelope stress response protein, translating to MDVTRSGRSCTLAVQLGLAYPTPIAEATEHVRSTLSTEVERLTGVTVRQVDISVRWLAPESSGANRGRNRLQ from the coding sequence GTGGACGTCACCCGGTCCGGACGCAGCTGCACGCTCGCCGTCCAGCTGGGCCTGGCCTACCCCACCCCCATCGCCGAGGCGACCGAACACGTCCGCTCCACGCTGAGCACCGAAGTCGAACGCCTCACCGGTGTCACCGTCCGTCAGGTCGACATCAGCGTGCGGTGGCTCGCCCCGGAATCCTCCGGTGCGAATCGAGGAAGGAATCGCCTGCAATGA
- the pyrE gene encoding orotate phosphoribosyltransferase, whose translation MTDSADTRRQLLDLIDELAVVRGRVTLSSGKEADYYLDLRRVTLDHRSAPLVGDVVLDLLEAHDLLDKVDAVGGLTMGADPVGTAVMHRSVVRGTPLDSFVVRKEAKKHGMSRRVEGPDVAGKRVVAVEDTSTTGGSVLTAVDALKEAGAEVVAVAVVMDRDTGAKERVEATGIPYLTALTTADLGLD comes from the coding sequence ATGACCGACAGCGCTGACACTCGCCGACAACTGCTCGACCTCATCGACGAACTCGCCGTGGTGCGCGGCAGAGTGACCCTCTCCTCCGGCAAGGAGGCCGATTACTACCTCGATCTGCGTCGAGTCACCCTCGACCATCGCTCGGCACCGCTCGTCGGCGACGTCGTCCTTGATCTCCTCGAGGCCCATGATCTGCTCGACAAGGTCGATGCCGTCGGCGGCCTGACCATGGGCGCCGACCCGGTCGGCACCGCAGTCATGCACCGGTCGGTCGTCCGCGGCACTCCGCTCGACTCCTTCGTCGTGCGCAAGGAGGCGAAGAAGCACGGAATGTCGCGTCGCGTCGAAGGCCCCGATGTCGCCGGCAAGCGCGTCGTCGCCGTCGAGGACACCTCGACCACAGGCGGTTCCGTGCTGACCGCGGTTGACGCGCTCAAGGAAGCCGGCGCCGAGGTGGTCGCGGTGGCCGTGGTCATGGACCGCGACACCGGCGCCAAGGAACGGGTCGAAGCGACGGGAATTCCGTACCTGACCGCGCTGACGACCGCGGATCTCGGACTCGACTGA
- a CDS encoding GlsB/YeaQ/YmgE family stress response membrane protein: MGFIAYLILGLIAGAIAKAILPGKQGGGFIATLILGVIGAMLGGWLGGMIFGVQMDKFFSLSSWLCAIGGSLIVLIVWGLITGRSKSKAD, translated from the coding sequence ATGGGTTTCATCGCATATCTCATCCTCGGACTCATTGCCGGAGCCATCGCCAAGGCGATCCTGCCCGGCAAACAGGGCGGCGGCTTCATCGCCACGCTCATCCTCGGCGTCATCGGAGCCATGCTCGGCGGTTGGCTCGGCGGCATGATCTTCGGTGTCCAGATGGACAAGTTCTTCTCGCTGTCGTCGTGGCTGTGTGCGATCGGCGGCTCGCTGATCGTGCTCATCGTCTGGGGTCTCATCACCGGACGCTCGAAGAGCAAGGCCGACTGA
- a CDS encoding ABC transporter ATP-binding protein, with amino-acid sequence MLTLKEVSLRKGKRTYLDEVSFTAEAGRITAIVGTRSAGRTELVRIIMGLIAADEGTIELEDFELDFGDRQNFGYLPAERGGYPNMRVLDQIVYLARLHGITLGAAERNALTLLGHLELADRGYAPLKNLSGAEIARVDIAATLAADPDVVVIDDAFAGLDAASLRLVTSLLRAHASSGVPVILATDDWEAAQTFADDVVILGQGKVTAKGSVEKLLGDPHYRVETTDTEVASSALKSRTGISDVKTAGHEGVSFHANDAKAAAAAVAELKNVKNFESVRPTLAEQYKEAL; translated from the coding sequence GTGCTCACACTGAAAGAGGTTTCCCTGCGCAAAGGGAAGCGGACATATCTGGACGAGGTGAGTTTCACCGCCGAGGCGGGCCGGATCACCGCAATCGTGGGAACCCGCTCGGCGGGCCGCACCGAACTGGTGCGCATCATCATGGGCCTCATCGCCGCTGATGAGGGCACCATCGAACTCGAGGACTTCGAACTCGACTTCGGCGACCGACAGAACTTCGGCTATCTGCCCGCCGAACGCGGCGGATACCCGAACATGCGCGTCCTCGACCAGATCGTCTACCTCGCCCGCCTGCACGGGATCACCCTGGGCGCGGCCGAACGGAACGCGCTGACGCTTCTCGGCCACCTCGAGCTGGCCGACCGCGGCTACGCTCCGCTGAAGAACCTCTCCGGAGCCGAGATCGCCCGCGTCGACATCGCCGCGACACTGGCCGCCGACCCGGACGTCGTCGTCATCGACGATGCCTTCGCCGGCCTCGACGCGGCTTCGCTGCGCCTGGTCACGTCCCTTCTGCGGGCCCACGCATCATCGGGAGTGCCCGTCATCCTGGCCACCGACGACTGGGAGGCCGCACAGACCTTCGCCGACGACGTCGTCATTCTGGGCCAGGGCAAGGTGACTGCCAAGGGCAGCGTCGAGAAGCTGCTCGGCGATCCGCACTACCGAGTCGAGACGACCGACACCGAGGTGGCTTCCTCGGCGCTGAAGTCCCGGACGGGAATCAGCGACGTGAAGACCGCCGGACACGAGGGCGTGAGCTTCCACGCGAACGATGCGAAGGCAGCCGCCGCTGCCGTGGCCGAGCTGAAGAATGTGAAGAACTTCGAAAGTGTCCGCCCGACACTGGCCGAGCAGTACAAGGAGGCTCTGTAA